One stretch of Oncorhynchus tshawytscha isolate Ot180627B linkage group LG19, Otsh_v2.0, whole genome shotgun sequence DNA includes these proteins:
- the LOC112219181 gene encoding LOW QUALITY PROTEIN: ankyrin repeat and SOCS box protein 15-like (The sequence of the model RefSeq protein was modified relative to this genomic sequence to represent the inferred CDS: inserted 1 base in 1 codon), translating to MRMNPSAGTTLPCSTVPWRSAVRFESYEMASALIKRGACVEQVCLKQSTALHQAAKVGYSHIMELLLEHGGQVSEIDQDGVTPMAIAAQHAHSEVLEILLQLGGNVNTQAPNGDSVLYDAAQSGNPDCIDFLLRHGANPNVPSLCSELPIHRTAYEGHYLSLRIFILINTRRAIRLSGKSPVHSAADGVHVQCLELLVEKGFDVNALQDFHISEDYRDMRKSALYFTVSNGDVTCTEMLLNTGDKPDLAALFCLVVAVRDGQYEIVKLLLARHADINCYFSVVSDSXFPQALQYCLRDGMMMRLLLNNGYDADKSFCCPHDSTWDDLKE from the exons TCAGCTGTTAGATTTGAGTCGTATGAAATGGCATCTGCCCTGATCAAGAGAGGAGCCTGTGTGGAGCAGGTCTGTCTGAAGCAGTCGACTGCCCTGCACCAGGCGGCAAAGGTAGGTTACTCTCATATCATGGAGCTGTTGTTGGAACATGGTGGCCAGGTCTCTGAGATAGATCAAGATGGCGTGACTCCAATGGCCATTGCAGCACAGCACGCCCACTCAGAGGTTCTTGAGATCCT CCTACAACTAGGTGGTAATGTGAATACACAGGCGCCCAATGGGGACAGTGTGCTGTATGATGCTGCACAATCTGGGAATCCAGACTGTATAGATTTCCTTCTGCGACATGGAGCCAACCCCAATGTACCTAGCCTGTGCTCAGAGCTACCCATTCATCGAACAGCATATGAGGGCCATTACCT GTCACTGAGAATTTTTATTCTGATAAACACTAGAAGGGCAATCAGACTTTCAGGCAAGAGTCCCGTTCACTCTGCAGCCGACGGAGTCCATGTACAATGCCTGGAGCTACTCGTGGAAAAGGGCTTTGATGTCAACGCTCTCCAAGACTTTCACATCTCTGAagactacagagacatgagaaaaAGTGCATTGTACTTTACTGTCTCTAATGGAGACGTGACCTGCACTGAAATGCTGCTGAACACAGGAGACAAACCTGACCTGGCCGCTCTATTCTGCCTCGTGGTGGCGGTGAGAGATGGGCAGTACGAGATTGTAAAGCTGCTTTTGGCCAGACATGCAGACATCAATTGTTATTTTTCCGTGGTGAGTGACA GTTTCCCACAGGCTCTGCAGTACTGCCTGCGGGACGGGATGATGATGCGTCTGCTGCTGAACAACGGCTATGACGCAGACAAAAGTTTCTGCTGTCCCCATGACAGCACCTGGGATGACTTGA aggagtag